A stretch of Spirosoma oryzicola DNA encodes these proteins:
- the dnaJ gene encoding molecular chaperone DnaJ, with protein MATKRDYYEILGVDKNVSAEELKKAYRKMAIKYHPDKNPDDPSAEEKFKEAAEAYDVLNDPQKKARYDQFGHAGMSGAAGGYGAGGPTMEDIFSQFGDVFGDDNPFGSFFRGAGGGGGQRQRVRRGSDLRIKLKLNLQEVANGVEKKIKVKRHVSCTTCGGNGSKNGTAVQTCTTCNGTGQTRKVVNTMLGQMVSTSTCPTCNGEGKLVTDRCDVCFGEGRVLHEDVIPLKIPAGVAEGIQLSVGGKGNVPPRGGVAGDLLIVIEEEEDPDLKRDGSNVVFDLYVNFVDAAIGTNVEVPTIDGKARITLDPGTQSGKILRLKGKGIKELNGYGRGDQLVHVNVWTPKVLSAEERSLLEKLRNSPNFQPRPNKNEKGFFDKMKDFFHG; from the coding sequence ATGGCAACGAAGCGCGACTATTACGAAATACTGGGCGTTGATAAAAACGTCTCGGCGGAGGAATTGAAGAAGGCTTATCGGAAGATGGCCATCAAATACCACCCCGACAAAAATCCGGATGACCCTTCTGCTGAAGAGAAATTCAAAGAAGCGGCTGAGGCTTATGACGTTCTGAACGACCCGCAGAAAAAAGCCCGTTATGATCAGTTCGGTCATGCCGGAATGAGCGGTGCTGCCGGTGGCTACGGGGCGGGTGGCCCGACGATGGAAGATATTTTCAGTCAGTTTGGCGATGTCTTTGGCGACGACAATCCGTTCGGCAGCTTCTTCCGGGGTGCTGGTGGCGGTGGTGGTCAGCGGCAACGCGTTCGGCGCGGTTCCGACCTGCGCATCAAGCTGAAGCTGAACTTACAGGAGGTTGCCAACGGTGTTGAGAAAAAGATCAAAGTAAAACGGCACGTTAGCTGTACGACCTGCGGAGGTAACGGCTCCAAGAACGGTACGGCTGTTCAGACCTGTACAACCTGTAACGGAACGGGCCAGACGCGCAAAGTTGTCAATACGATGCTCGGACAGATGGTTTCGACCAGCACGTGTCCAACCTGTAACGGCGAAGGTAAACTCGTAACCGACCGTTGCGACGTTTGCTTCGGTGAAGGACGGGTATTGCACGAAGACGTTATTCCGCTTAAAATTCCAGCTGGTGTTGCCGAAGGAATTCAACTGTCGGTTGGCGGTAAGGGCAATGTTCCACCACGCGGTGGCGTAGCGGGCGATCTGCTGATCGTTATCGAAGAAGAGGAAGATCCGGATCTCAAGCGGGATGGCAGCAACGTGGTGTTCGATTTGTATGTCAACTTCGTTGATGCTGCCATTGGAACAAACGTTGAGGTACCGACCATTGACGGGAAGGCACGGATCACGCTCGACCCCGGTACGCAGAGCGGTAAAATCTTACGGCTCAAAGGAAAAGGCATTAAGGAGTTGAATGGCTACGGACGTGGTGATCAACTCGTTCATGTCAACGTCTGGACGCCCAAGGTGCTGTCGGCAGAAGAGCGTTCGTTGCTCGAAAAACTCCGTAATTCACCGAATTTCCAGCCAAGACCCAACAAGAACGAGAAGGGATTCTTCGACAAAATGAAGGATTTTTTTCACGGTTGA
- a CDS encoding c-type cytochrome encodes MQTPVLSTLALLAATTLLITGFSTKSVDPSVSVTKRMPPDQTLIKRGEYLVSIMGCNDCHSPKTMGPQGPEPVAGKLLSGYPAGRSLPSRNADVLKDWVLFNSDNTAAVGPWGVSFAANLTSDETGIGSWTEEQFKRALTQGKSKGIANNRMLLPPMPWTNYRTLKDADLKAIFAYLKSTKPVANVVPDPIAPAH; translated from the coding sequence ATGCAAACACCTGTACTATCTACGCTTGCCCTTCTGGCGGCAACCACCCTGCTCATTACCGGATTTTCTACTAAATCAGTAGACCCATCTGTATCCGTTACTAAACGCATGCCCCCTGACCAGACGTTGATCAAACGAGGAGAATATCTGGTCAGCATAATGGGGTGCAACGACTGTCATTCACCCAAAACGATGGGACCGCAGGGGCCTGAGCCCGTAGCCGGCAAGCTGTTATCGGGCTACCCGGCTGGCCGTTCTCTTCCGAGCCGGAACGCCGATGTTCTGAAAGACTGGGTGTTGTTCAACAGTGATAACACCGCTGCCGTGGGACCCTGGGGCGTTTCGTTTGCCGCTAATCTGACGTCCGATGAGACGGGGATCGGCAGCTGGACCGAAGAGCAGTTCAAACGGGCATTGACCCAAGGAAAATCGAAGGGCATAGCCAATAACCGGATGCTCTTACCTCCGATGCCCTGGACGAATTATCGCACCCTAAAAGACGCGGATCTAAAAGCTATTTTTGCTTATCTCAAATCGACCAAGCCGGTAGCTAACGTCGTTCCCGATCCAATTGCACCTGCCCATTAA
- a CDS encoding molybdopterin-dependent oxidoreductase: MTNILQAIKPIGRVLASLSFVLILALSSRAQTALKISGEVTNPLTLQAADLKAMPHIDLIAKDRDSKEHRYSGIPLSALLKQAGVTLGDELRGKNLMKVAVVKAADGYEVLFALPELDPDFATRTIVLADQVDGVPLPQGVGPYRVVVPDEKKPARWIREVKSIDVRFVK; this comes from the coding sequence ATGACTAACATTCTTCAAGCTATCAAACCAATCGGTCGGGTTCTGGCTAGTCTATCATTTGTGCTCATCCTGGCGCTTAGCAGCCGGGCACAAACCGCGCTGAAAATTTCCGGTGAAGTGACAAACCCTCTTACCTTACAGGCAGCCGACCTGAAAGCGATGCCCCATATCGACTTGATCGCCAAAGATCGGGATAGCAAAGAACACCGCTATTCGGGCATACCGCTATCTGCCTTGCTAAAACAGGCCGGAGTCACGCTAGGCGATGAACTACGGGGTAAGAATTTGATGAAAGTAGCCGTCGTGAAAGCAGCAGACGGTTATGAAGTCTTGTTCGCCCTGCCCGAACTCGACCCCGACTTTGCCACGCGAACGATTGTACTGGCCGATCAGGTAGACGGTGTTCCGCTACCGCAGGGCGTCGGTCCGTACCGGGTTGTGGTCCCCGACGAGAAAAAACCGGCCCGCTGGATTCGGGAAGTCAAGTCCATCGACGTACGGTTTGTCAAATAA
- a CDS encoding glycoside hydrolase family 35 protein, whose amino-acid sequence MSLPRSFFTIVTGLMLGGCLFSGSLLAQRSQHTFALGQTDFLLDGKPFQLISGEMHPARIPRAYWQQRIRMAKAMGCNTIAAYVFWNYHESKPGVFDFKTDNRDIVEFIRLVQEEGLWVLLRPGPYVCAEWDFGGLPPYLLKTADVKVRCLDPTYMAAAERYIKKLAGLVKPLQISKGGPILMVQVENEYGSYANDRAYMQRIHQLWQDNGINVPFYTADGPAVANLAAGSLPGVAVGLDPGANQSNFDLATRTNPGVPIFSSESYPGWLTHWGEKWARPDTAGFLSEIRFLMDTKKSFNLYVIHGGTNFGFTAGANGFKPTEYQPDLTSYDYDAPINEQGQATPKYHALRRLIGQHVGALPDVPAPIPTMDIPEIKLDAFTTIWQNLPKPVRVAQPKPMEMFDQNEGFILYRTKIAGYQSGTLTLTEPHDYAMVYLDGKYIGHVYRDGGKWSIELPKTSNKEPVLDILVEGMGRINFAQYMIDRKGITDRVSLNSMTLMNWEVYNLPFDSRYIDQLKPTQQDADRPGHFFKGTFSLSSVADTYFDMSSYKKGVVYVNGHNLGRYWEIGPQKRLYCPATWLKKGQNEIVVFDLHQLSPSPINGVKTLE is encoded by the coding sequence ATGAGTTTACCGCGTTCTTTTTTTACAATCGTTACCGGTCTTATGCTGGGTGGTTGCCTGTTCAGTGGCTCCCTTCTCGCCCAACGTAGTCAGCACACCTTCGCCTTAGGTCAAACGGATTTTCTGTTAGACGGCAAGCCTTTCCAGTTAATTAGCGGTGAAATGCATCCGGCTCGGATTCCGCGTGCGTACTGGCAGCAGCGCATCCGAATGGCTAAAGCGATGGGCTGTAATACCATCGCAGCCTATGTGTTCTGGAACTACCACGAGTCAAAACCCGGCGTGTTCGATTTTAAAACAGACAACCGTGACATTGTCGAATTTATCCGGCTCGTTCAGGAGGAAGGATTATGGGTTCTGCTACGCCCCGGTCCGTACGTTTGCGCCGAATGGGATTTTGGTGGCCTGCCCCCCTACCTGCTCAAAACCGCCGACGTAAAAGTCCGGTGCCTCGATCCAACGTACATGGCGGCTGCCGAGCGATATATTAAGAAACTGGCTGGGCTTGTCAAACCGTTGCAGATCAGTAAAGGCGGCCCAATCCTGATGGTACAGGTAGAAAACGAGTACGGCAGCTACGCCAACGACCGCGCCTACATGCAGCGAATTCATCAGCTGTGGCAGGATAACGGGATCAACGTACCGTTTTATACCGCCGATGGACCCGCCGTTGCCAACCTGGCGGCCGGTTCGTTACCCGGTGTAGCCGTTGGGTTAGATCCCGGTGCGAACCAGAGTAATTTCGATCTGGCAACCCGTACCAACCCCGGCGTCCCTATTTTCAGCAGCGAGTCGTACCCCGGCTGGCTAACGCACTGGGGCGAAAAATGGGCGCGTCCTGATACAGCGGGTTTTCTGAGCGAGATTCGCTTTCTCATGGACACGAAGAAATCGTTCAATCTGTACGTGATTCATGGCGGCACCAACTTTGGCTTTACGGCGGGTGCCAACGGCTTCAAACCAACGGAATACCAACCCGATCTGACGAGCTACGACTACGATGCACCTATAAACGAACAGGGACAAGCCACCCCCAAATACCACGCCCTGCGTCGGCTGATCGGTCAGCACGTTGGCGCATTACCCGATGTTCCGGCTCCTATTCCAACGATGGACATCCCGGAAATCAAGCTCGACGCGTTTACTACAATCTGGCAAAATCTGCCTAAACCGGTGCGGGTAGCCCAGCCTAAGCCGATGGAAATGTTCGACCAGAACGAAGGGTTTATCCTGTACCGCACCAAAATCGCTGGTTACCAAAGTGGCACGCTCACTCTGACCGAACCCCACGATTACGCAATGGTTTATCTTGATGGTAAGTACATCGGTCATGTATACCGCGATGGCGGCAAATGGAGCATTGAACTTCCCAAAACGTCCAACAAGGAACCGGTGCTCGATATTCTGGTAGAAGGTATGGGACGCATCAACTTCGCGCAGTACATGATCGACCGCAAGGGTATCACCGACCGGGTGTCACTCAACAGCATGACGCTGATGAACTGGGAGGTGTACAACCTGCCTTTTGATAGCCGCTACATCGATCAGCTTAAACCGACGCAGCAGGATGCCGACCGACCGGGCCATTTCTTCAAAGGTACATTCTCCCTTAGCTCGGTAGCCGACACCTACTTCGACATGAGTTCTTATAAGAAAGGCGTTGTGTACGTAAACGGCCATAACCTAGGCCGTTATTGGGAAATTGGTCCCCAGAAGCGACTATACTGCCCGGCGACCTGGCTGAAAAAAGGACAGAACGAAATCGTCGTGTTTGACCTGCACCAGTTGTCACCTTCACCCATCAACGGCGTTAAGACATTGGAGTAA
- a CDS encoding prolyl oligopeptidase family serine peptidase produces MKRHIYLFLLTALVTSTAVAQQSLPTASLPATPKRPVTDVYFGKTVVDNYRWLEDINSPDVKDWFKAQGAYTNAVLDKIPGRDKLIETFVEYDKLVSVRYGEIKKRGNLYFYRKTLPAEKVGKIYVRQGKTGTEKLLFDPTAVDKTKTYSVTNFAPSSDGKQVVIGLQEGGAELSTVRTMDVATQTFRPESITAVQGGEVNWLADNSGFFYTPQNSNDPKDPKGNLDTKARMHRLGTDPKTDPDLFSRAKNPDMGIRPDQYPITLMSGDNTQLYGELASVDRRVDAWVADPADLAKPAIAWKRLAAPSDSVRSYVKIGDQLFLHSIKGAPNGKVLVTDARNPQPSSATVLLPEGKQNISRVVPSKDFLFVILSDGINETVRQYDARNKQWADVPVKMTGTVYVEPYDAPRSNEIIVYVTSWNNPGMMYDYNPANQQLIVSPFHVPMNYPGVADLIVEELEIPSHDGTRVPLSLVYKKGLKRDGNTICFMTGYGAYGSSATPYFSRRNLALLNRGVILAETHPRGGSEKGQAWYQAGFKTTKPNTWKDFIASGEYLIKNGYTSASKLIGEGTSAGGILIGRAITERPDLFAAAISNVSCSNALRMENSPNGPVNAPEFGTVKDSVECMALYEMDAFQHVKDGTKYPAVLCIGGMNDPRVIAWQPGKLAAALQTASTSGKPVLMQVNYDNGHFTEDKAVTFRNFANMYAFALWQAGHPDFQPRAVVKK; encoded by the coding sequence ATGAAACGGCACATCTACCTTTTCCTGCTGACAGCGTTAGTTACGTCTACGGCAGTGGCCCAGCAGAGTTTACCTACCGCCAGTTTACCCGCTACACCCAAGCGTCCCGTAACCGATGTTTATTTCGGCAAGACGGTGGTCGATAATTACCGATGGCTTGAAGATATAAATAGCCCGGACGTGAAGGACTGGTTCAAGGCGCAGGGCGCTTACACCAACGCGGTACTCGACAAGATTCCGGGGCGGGATAAGCTGATCGAAACTTTCGTGGAATACGACAAACTCGTGTCAGTACGCTACGGTGAAATCAAGAAACGCGGCAATCTTTATTTCTACCGCAAGACGCTACCGGCTGAAAAAGTGGGTAAAATCTACGTTCGGCAGGGGAAAACGGGGACCGAAAAGCTGCTCTTCGATCCGACGGCGGTTGATAAAACCAAAACGTACTCGGTGACGAATTTCGCACCCAGTTCAGACGGTAAGCAGGTTGTCATTGGCCTACAGGAAGGCGGGGCTGAGCTGTCAACGGTTCGAACGATGGACGTAGCGACCCAAACGTTCCGGCCCGAAAGTATCACGGCGGTACAAGGGGGCGAGGTCAATTGGCTGGCCGACAATAGCGGGTTTTTCTATACACCCCAGAACTCAAACGACCCGAAAGATCCGAAAGGTAACCTCGATACAAAAGCCCGTATGCATCGGCTCGGAACCGATCCTAAAACGGACCCGGACCTATTTTCGCGCGCCAAGAACCCCGACATGGGTATCCGTCCCGACCAGTATCCGATCACGTTGATGTCCGGTGATAACACGCAGCTCTACGGGGAACTGGCTTCTGTGGACCGACGGGTCGATGCGTGGGTTGCCGACCCGGCTGACTTGGCGAAACCGGCCATTGCCTGGAAACGGCTGGCGGCCCCGTCTGATAGTGTCCGAAGTTACGTCAAAATAGGGGATCAATTGTTTCTGCACAGCATCAAAGGGGCACCGAACGGAAAAGTCCTGGTAACGGATGCGCGCAATCCCCAACCATCGTCGGCAACGGTACTGCTTCCCGAAGGCAAACAAAATATTAGCCGGGTGGTGCCGTCCAAGGATTTTCTCTTTGTGATCCTAAGCGATGGAATCAACGAAACCGTTCGGCAGTACGATGCGCGCAACAAGCAGTGGGCCGATGTTCCGGTCAAGATGACAGGCACCGTGTATGTCGAACCGTACGATGCGCCCCGCAGCAACGAAATTATCGTTTACGTAACGTCCTGGAACAATCCGGGTATGATGTATGACTATAATCCGGCTAATCAGCAACTGATCGTCAGTCCGTTTCACGTACCCATGAATTATCCGGGCGTGGCTGATCTAATCGTTGAGGAGCTAGAAATACCGAGTCACGATGGGACTAGGGTACCGCTTTCACTGGTGTACAAAAAAGGCCTCAAACGCGATGGAAACACCATTTGCTTTATGACGGGTTACGGTGCATATGGGTCTTCGGCTACACCGTACTTCAGCCGACGGAATCTGGCCTTGCTGAACCGGGGTGTTATTCTGGCCGAGACGCACCCGCGAGGAGGCTCTGAAAAAGGGCAGGCGTGGTATCAGGCCGGTTTCAAAACGACCAAGCCAAATACCTGGAAAGATTTCATCGCCAGTGGTGAATACTTGATTAAAAACGGCTATACCAGTGCCTCTAAGCTTATTGGCGAAGGAACCAGCGCGGGCGGAATTCTCATTGGTCGGGCCATTACCGAACGGCCTGATCTGTTTGCGGCTGCCATCAGCAATGTTAGCTGTTCCAACGCCTTACGAATGGAAAACTCGCCGAACGGTCCCGTTAATGCGCCGGAGTTTGGCACCGTCAAAGACTCGGTCGAGTGCATGGCCCTTTATGAAATGGATGCGTTTCAGCACGTGAAAGACGGCACCAAATACCCGGCGGTACTGTGCATAGGCGGTATGAACGACCCTCGCGTGATTGCCTGGCAACCGGGCAAACTGGCTGCTGCCCTGCAAACGGCCAGTACGTCGGGAAAGCCCGTGCTGATGCAGGTTAATTACGACAATGGTCATTTTACGGAAGACAAGGCCGTCACCTTTCGCAACTTTGCCAATATGTACGCCTTTGCGCTCTGGCAGGCGGGCCACCCTGATTTCCAGCCTAGGGCCGTGGTGAAGAAATAA